The Penaeus chinensis breed Huanghai No. 1 chromosome 29, ASM1920278v2, whole genome shotgun sequence genome window below encodes:
- the LOC125040659 gene encoding phosphoacetylglucosamine mutase-like: MAYSEAVQVAKAKYPKTVTKTIKYGTAGFRTKADELDFIMYRMGLLATLRARDTKAVIGVMITASHNPEPDNGVKLIDPMGEMLAPAWETHATTLANATDDGIAEAMATIAKEAGGIKEDGKALVFVGRDTRPSSDRLRDAVVAGVKAAGGEVKDFGVVSTPILHFVVTCHNDGGEYGEPTEEGYYKKIAEAFAKLRVSGASRGNYEPTVLFDGANGVGAIMMERFTQYLGDSIKSTMYNKGEGVLNHLCGADYVKVQQKWPEGVPQAHNTRCVSVDGDADRVIYSFIDKNGKYSMLDGDKIATLVAGYFQELLKASGLTLKLGLVQTAYANGASTAYITEKLGVPVACAKTGVKHLHHVALQFDIGVYFEANGHGTVIFSKNAREAIRNAAQANESAQKLSQVMDVINETVGDAISDMLLVETVLHAREWSIEDWNSAYADLPNRQMKVTVADRAVITTTDAERVCVTPAGLQDTINSIVAKYPNGRSFVRPSGTEDIVRVYAEASTQEGADNLAIAVGNAVYEQAGGVGDRPKI, translated from the exons ATGGCTTACAGCGAGGCAGTGCAAGTTGCTAAGGCAAAATATCCGAAGACTGTGACCAAGACAATTAAGTATGGAACCGCGGGATTCAGAACCAA AGCAGATGAGTTGGACTTCATCATGTACCGTATGGGCTTGCTGGCAACGCTGCGTGCTCGTGATACCAAAG CTGTGATTGGAGTGATGATCACGGCCTCACACAACCCGGAGCCGGACAATGGGGTCAAGCTGATTGACCCGATGGGAGAGATGTTGGCGCCTGCCTGGGAGACTCATGCAACGACCCTCGCCAACGCCACTGATGATGGCATTGCAGAGGCCATGGCCACCATCGCTAAGGAGGCTGGGGGCATTAAGGAGGACGGGAAGGCTCTGGTGTTTGTCGGCAGGGATACCAG GCCAAGTAGTGACAGACTGCGTGATGCTGTTGTTGCTGGTGTCAAGGCAGCTGGTGGCGAAGTGAAGGACTTTGGAGTTGTGTCAACGCCAATCCTGCATTTTGTGGTGACGTGCCATAATGATGGTGGCGA GTATGGTGAGCCCACAGAAGAGGGCTATTATAAGAAGATTGCCGAAGCCTTTGCAAAGCTGCGTGTGTCTGGAGCCAGTAGAGGCAACTATGAACCCACAGTCCTGTTTGATGGGGCTAATGGAGTTGGTGCAATCATGATGGAGAGGTTTACACAGTATCTTGGTGATTCCATCAAGTCAACTATGTACAACAAGGGGGAAGGTGTTCTGAACCATCTCTGTGGGGCAGATTATGTGAAG gTGCAACAGAAATGGCCTGAAGGTGTGCCACAGGCACATAATACTAGGTGTGTATCGGTAGATGGGGATGCTGATCGTGTTATCTATAGTTTCATTGACAAAAATGGCAAGTACTCTATGTTGGATGGAGACAAGATTGCTACACTTGTTGCCGGATACTTCCAAGAACTACTGAAGGCGTCAG GTCTCACACTAAAGCTGGGCCTTGTGCAGACTGCCTATGCAAATGGAGCCTCCACCGCCTACATCACGGAAAAACTAGGTGTTCCTGTAGCTTGTGCAAAGACAGGTGTCAAACATTTGCACCATGTTGCTCTACAGTTTGACATTGGTGTTTACTTTGAGGCTAATGGGCATGGAACAGTCATATTCAGCAAAAATGCCCGAGAGGCTATCAGAAACGCTGCGCAAG CAAATGAAAGTGCTCAGAAACTTTCTCAAGTGATGGATGTAATTAATGAGACAGTTGGAGATGCAATTTCTGACATGCTGCTCGTAGAGACTGTACTCCATGCTCGAGAGTGGTCGATAGAGGACTGGAACAGCGCTTATGCAGATCTGCCTAACAGACAGATGAAG GTAACTGTTGCTGACCGAGCAGTCATCACAACCACGGATGCTGAAAGAGTCTGCGTCACACCTGCAGGTCTGCAGGACACCATAAACAGCATAGTGGCCAAGTACCCTAATGGACGGTCCTTCGTGCGCCCGTCCGGCACTGAGGATATCGTCCGTGTGTATGCTGAAGCCTCAACACAGGAAGGGGCTGACAACCTCGCTATTGCTGTAGGGAATGCTGTATATGAACAAGCTGGTGGTGTTGGAGATCGGCCAAAGATCtaa